A region of Gemmatimonadaceae bacterium DNA encodes the following proteins:
- a CDS encoding type 2 lantipeptide synthetase LanM family protein yields MPTALHLESLVARAVPLRERARQHQSSAIDRDGSPNAVPSTLLTTWCELAASGSWATFEKRLTWDGFTAAAMADLVQRSGAEQVSDLPAWACHVRDAWLLTPEFSDDGFPALEESHPFGELLLPLARLGRHRVVECHPDWQAVVSAAALAQLEGALLSRLCRVAMRVLYAEFSVYRSLRSSQGLGAMLASSVSGGPPRTLYDAFLRDMRTGGLARICSTYPVLARLLGTATDLWVTVTGELLERLRADLPALEATFGEGQPLGLVTDIRADLSDPHDGGRSVYIVTWASGLRLVYKPRPLGLEQRMGELVAWLDGIPGVPSLRALRVLDRGHHGWLEFAAHTPCQQDDEVARYFERCGALLCVVYALNGGDLHYENLIASGEHPVLIDLETLLGPRVRVEHDEKAAPDATGSATQRCAESVLAVRMLPDILVRDDGGAFNLGGLGGVDPDGTSVVVPRWRHLNSDNMRLEFVRTTSGVRASNLPVRDGMPVPASGHVDAIVDGFTRTYRAFVSRRDDLFAEHGILARMREATVRVLLRNTNLYATLIERTLQPAYLRDAVDRSVQLDALSRPLLANPLRPRIWDIVDAEHEALDSLDIPLFSARADSTVLALPNGAAIPDALEVSALDQAMRRLRSLSETDLAFQVSLIRSAFATNAAHELRVCCPEPPPTTHAVAWSRDKVVQAARRIGCRLRNAAIASGTSDERMVQWVGPEYLGRARRYRMGPLAPGLIDGASGVAFFLASLAHVTGESEWSDLALRALRPFRAALHDYLRSLRLRRLVDVGAGTGLASIVFAHVHSARLLGRPDVMDIALEVAALASPDALARNDSSDLMTGTGGAILGFLALHDATGEREWLGRAIDAGSVLAERTQTTAGSEGRWWPNRHGQPERGMAHGQSGIAMALARLARVSEDATFSDLATAAIVAERTLPYADERQGAWSHGVCGLVCSRLDLVDASGVDVEIDEFTREPDATSGSASDTIGDGTGTRIDVLLATGMRLNRPQLVDRARALGMAVAARIARDVVVTGWPASVASPGLLHGEAGIGHALLRLASPHRVPSPLMWA; encoded by the coding sequence ATGCCGACCGCACTGCACCTCGAGTCCCTCGTCGCGCGCGCGGTGCCGCTCCGCGAGCGTGCTCGACAGCACCAGTCCTCAGCCATCGACCGGGACGGCAGCCCAAACGCGGTTCCTTCAACACTCCTCACCACCTGGTGCGAGCTGGCCGCCAGCGGCAGCTGGGCAACCTTCGAGAAGCGATTGACGTGGGACGGATTCACGGCGGCAGCCATGGCCGACCTCGTGCAGCGGTCGGGAGCGGAGCAGGTGTCGGACCTGCCTGCCTGGGCATGCCATGTACGCGATGCGTGGCTGCTCACGCCTGAGTTCTCGGACGACGGGTTCCCCGCACTCGAGGAGTCTCACCCGTTTGGCGAGCTGCTCCTTCCCCTCGCGCGGTTGGGGCGTCACCGGGTAGTCGAGTGCCATCCGGACTGGCAGGCCGTCGTCTCTGCCGCCGCGCTCGCCCAACTGGAAGGCGCGCTGCTCAGTCGACTCTGCCGCGTGGCCATGCGCGTGCTGTATGCGGAGTTCAGCGTCTATCGATCCCTGCGTTCGTCGCAGGGACTCGGGGCGATGCTCGCCAGCAGTGTGTCCGGTGGGCCACCCCGCACGCTCTACGATGCATTTCTTCGCGACATGCGGACCGGCGGCCTGGCACGCATCTGCTCGACGTACCCGGTGCTCGCCAGGCTCCTCGGCACCGCGACCGATCTGTGGGTCACGGTCACCGGCGAACTCCTCGAACGCTTGCGCGCGGATCTCCCGGCGCTGGAGGCAACGTTCGGCGAGGGTCAGCCACTCGGTCTCGTGACAGACATCCGCGCTGACCTCTCCGACCCTCATGATGGCGGGCGCTCGGTGTACATCGTCACCTGGGCGTCCGGCCTGCGGCTTGTGTACAAGCCGCGGCCGCTCGGGCTCGAGCAGCGCATGGGAGAGCTGGTGGCGTGGCTCGACGGCATTCCCGGGGTGCCCAGCCTTCGTGCGTTGCGCGTCCTTGATCGCGGGCACCATGGCTGGCTGGAGTTCGCTGCGCACACGCCCTGTCAGCAGGATGACGAAGTCGCGCGGTACTTCGAGCGCTGCGGCGCTCTCCTGTGTGTCGTGTACGCGCTCAATGGTGGCGACCTGCACTACGAGAATCTGATTGCGTCGGGTGAACACCCCGTGCTCATTGATCTCGAGACCCTGCTCGGGCCGCGGGTGCGCGTCGAGCACGACGAGAAGGCCGCACCCGACGCCACGGGCAGCGCCACGCAACGGTGCGCCGAATCGGTCCTCGCCGTGCGCATGTTGCCCGATATCCTGGTCAGAGACGACGGAGGCGCGTTCAACCTCGGTGGACTCGGCGGCGTCGATCCCGACGGCACGTCGGTCGTCGTACCGCGCTGGCGTCACCTCAACAGCGACAACATGCGCCTGGAGTTCGTGCGCACCACCTCGGGCGTACGCGCCAGCAATCTGCCGGTGCGCGACGGCATGCCGGTTCCCGCGTCGGGCCACGTCGACGCAATCGTCGACGGCTTCACGCGCACCTACCGGGCCTTTGTGTCACGTCGGGACGACCTGTTCGCCGAGCATGGAATCCTTGCGCGCATGCGCGAGGCGACGGTCCGCGTGCTGCTGCGCAACACCAACCTGTACGCCACGCTCATCGAGCGCACGCTGCAGCCCGCATACCTCCGCGACGCCGTCGACCGGAGCGTTCAGCTCGACGCGCTCAGCCGTCCGCTCCTGGCCAATCCGCTCCGGCCCCGGATCTGGGACATCGTCGATGCGGAGCACGAGGCGCTCGACAGCCTCGACATTCCGTTGTTCAGTGCGCGCGCCGACTCCACGGTCCTGGCGCTGCCTAACGGCGCCGCCATCCCCGACGCCCTCGAAGTCTCGGCGCTCGACCAGGCCATGCGGCGTCTGCGCTCGCTGAGTGAGACCGACCTCGCCTTCCAGGTGTCGCTCATTCGCAGCGCCTTTGCGACCAATGCGGCGCACGAGCTGCGCGTGTGCTGTCCCGAGCCTCCTCCGACCACCCACGCGGTGGCGTGGTCGCGTGATAAAGTGGTGCAGGCGGCCAGGCGCATTGGATGCCGCCTTCGCAACGCAGCCATCGCGAGCGGGACCAGCGACGAACGAATGGTGCAATGGGTCGGCCCCGAGTACCTCGGACGTGCCCGCCGCTATCGCATGGGCCCACTCGCCCCCGGGCTCATCGATGGCGCGTCGGGAGTCGCGTTCTTTCTGGCTTCCCTGGCGCACGTTACGGGCGAGAGCGAATGGTCCGACCTCGCCCTTCGGGCGCTGCGGCCGTTCCGTGCTGCGCTCCACGATTACCTGCGCTCGCTGCGGCTGCGCCGTCTCGTCGACGTCGGAGCTGGCACCGGGCTCGCCTCGATCGTGTTCGCGCACGTGCACTCTGCACGCCTCCTCGGGCGCCCGGACGTGATGGACATCGCACTGGAAGTTGCGGCCCTCGCCTCTCCGGACGCGCTTGCCCGCAATGACTCGAGCGACCTGATGACCGGCACAGGAGGCGCCATCCTCGGGTTCCTCGCGCTACATGATGCGACTGGAGAGCGCGAGTGGCTCGGCCGCGCGATCGATGCCGGCAGCGTGCTCGCCGAGCGAACGCAGACCACCGCGGGGAGCGAAGGACGCTGGTGGCCCAATCGCCATGGCCAACCTGAACGTGGCATGGCGCATGGGCAGAGCGGGATTGCGATGGCCCTCGCGCGACTCGCACGAGTCAGTGAAGACGCGACCTTCTCGGACCTGGCCACAGCCGCCATCGTGGCGGAGCGCACACTGCCTTATGCGGACGAGCGCCAGGGAGCGTGGAGTCACGGTGTCTGCGGCCTTGTGTGCTCTCGCCTCGATCTCGTCGATGCATCCGGCGTCGATGTCGAGATCGACGAATTCACGCGCGAACCCGACGCGACCTCGGGCTCGGCGTCCGACACGATCGGTGACGGAACGGGCACGCGCATCGACGTGCTGCTTGCCACCGGCATGAGGCTGAACCGGCCCCAGCTCGTGGACCGCGCACGTGCCCTCGGCATGGCCGTCGCCGCGCGGATCGCTCGTGATGTGGTGGTGACCGGTTGGCCAGCGAGCGTCGCCTCACCCGGACTGCTGCATGGCGAAGCGGGCATCGGGCACGCGCTGCTCCGACTCGCTTCCCCGCACCGCGTTCCCAGTCCGCTCATGTGGGCGTGA
- a CDS encoding zinc-binding alcohol dehydrogenase family protein — protein sequence MDHLVVFGSRNSIDGVPVTRPRVCVDGVDVQCGFVPVATPSFDGSKEGMRGSVLVRVRGFSCNYRDKAFARSMRSVAPQRFSPIGSEYVAEVVAVGAEVTTLRPGDRVITDHHYVGRPWLAEPGGPRAGVASNQASRGYHVTSARKLRAIPPSMPDAMAAAFSLNAQTAYSMLRRLELSPGANVLVTSGASNTSQFALAALRQHPVNVFTVTSSARWAERLGSLGAHGVLVVGRHLSGFHEARKVTDFAEEVGGFDAIIDPFFDLHVEKVVEVMNPFGRYVTCGLVGQNEVAAHASGVASCPPNSGRLFTQMIMKNLTLSGNCIGVSSDLDAALCDHTRGSFQPVLDSVFCGSEAAGFLDRTFNDPDRFGKVAFVYDN from the coding sequence GTGGATCACCTCGTTGTCTTTGGATCCCGCAACAGCATTGACGGCGTGCCCGTCACGCGGCCACGCGTGTGCGTGGATGGAGTAGACGTGCAGTGCGGCTTCGTGCCCGTTGCCACCCCGAGCTTCGACGGAAGCAAGGAGGGAATGCGTGGGTCGGTGCTTGTGCGCGTCCGGGGCTTTTCATGCAACTATCGCGACAAGGCTTTCGCCCGATCGATGCGCTCGGTGGCACCACAGCGATTCTCGCCGATCGGGTCTGAGTACGTGGCCGAAGTCGTCGCAGTCGGGGCCGAGGTCACTACACTCCGCCCTGGGGATCGGGTGATCACGGATCACCATTACGTGGGGCGCCCCTGGCTTGCCGAGCCCGGGGGCCCGCGGGCAGGAGTCGCCAGCAACCAGGCCTCGCGTGGCTACCACGTGACCTCCGCGAGAAAGCTGCGCGCGATTCCACCATCGATGCCGGACGCCATGGCGGCCGCGTTCAGCCTGAACGCCCAAACGGCATACAGCATGTTGCGTCGTCTCGAGCTATCCCCTGGCGCAAACGTGCTCGTCACTTCAGGCGCATCGAACACCTCGCAGTTTGCGCTTGCCGCGCTGCGCCAGCACCCCGTAAATGTCTTCACCGTGACGTCGTCCGCGCGGTGGGCCGAGCGGCTGGGGTCGCTTGGAGCCCACGGGGTGCTGGTGGTGGGACGGCATCTCTCCGGCTTCCACGAGGCTCGCAAGGTCACCGACTTTGCCGAGGAGGTTGGCGGATTCGACGCAATCATCGACCCGTTCTTCGACCTGCACGTGGAGAAGGTGGTCGAAGTGATGAACCCATTCGGCCGATATGTCACGTGTGGCCTCGTCGGGCAGAACGAGGTCGCAGCGCATGCATCGGGCGTCGCGAGCTGCCCGCCGAACAGCGGCCGGCTGTTCACACAGATGATCATGAAGAACCTGACGCTCAGCGGGAACTGTATCGGCGTGTCCAGCGACCTCGACGCGGCGCTGTGCGACCACACGCGCGGGTCCTTTCAACCCGTGCTGGACTCGGTATTTTGCGGGAGTGAGGCGGCTGGCTTTCTGGATCGCACGTTCAATGATCCCGATCGGTTCGGAAAGGTTGCGTTCGTGTACGACAACTGA
- a CDS encoding sigma 54-interacting transcriptional regulator: MLEIPTTIERDATLPVARELEHRAARRWGTQRPIVVIGRHERLAESLHRVKRFAKADHPILVTGETGTGKELFARASYLFSERVNAPYIAVNCAQFHDGQLMASELFGHKRGSFTGATADHAGVFSDANGGTVFLDEVGELSLPAQAMLLRVLSEGEIVPVGGTSPRQVNVRVVAATSRDLKPMIAAGTFRADLYYRLRYFHVQVPAVRERGDDWELIAQHYMARHAASARRAKRLSPEAYRLLKAYHWPGNVREIRSIVEIGCQLSESDAIECQAFADELEVRARREQVKRLPLFDERDTGSGDPEDPMVRMEMRETDFWTAVHRPYLSREMSRAEARSIVERGLDRTRGSYKRLLGIFNIPDGDYLKFMDFLRHQKLKPE, translated from the coding sequence ATGCTGGAGATACCCACGACGATCGAACGAGACGCCACCTTGCCGGTGGCACGCGAGCTGGAGCATCGGGCCGCGCGTCGGTGGGGCACCCAGCGACCGATCGTCGTCATCGGAAGGCACGAACGGCTGGCGGAGAGTCTGCACCGCGTGAAGCGATTCGCAAAGGCCGATCATCCAATTCTCGTCACGGGAGAGACGGGCACCGGCAAGGAACTGTTTGCGCGGGCATCGTACCTCTTCTCCGAGCGGGTGAACGCTCCCTACATCGCCGTGAACTGCGCGCAGTTCCACGACGGTCAGTTGATGGCATCGGAGCTGTTCGGGCACAAACGTGGCAGCTTCACGGGCGCCACAGCGGATCACGCCGGCGTGTTCAGTGACGCGAACGGTGGTACGGTGTTCCTCGACGAGGTTGGCGAGCTTTCGTTGCCGGCGCAGGCGATGTTGCTTCGTGTTCTTAGTGAAGGCGAGATCGTGCCGGTCGGAGGCACGTCACCAAGGCAGGTGAATGTTCGCGTCGTGGCCGCGACGAGCCGCGACCTCAAGCCGATGATCGCAGCCGGGACATTCCGCGCCGACCTCTATTACCGATTGCGATACTTCCACGTGCAGGTTCCGGCGGTGCGGGAGCGCGGTGACGACTGGGAGCTCATTGCGCAGCACTACATGGCGCGCCACGCGGCCTCCGCGCGCCGAGCGAAGCGGCTGTCGCCCGAGGCCTACCGGCTGCTGAAGGCCTATCACTGGCCCGGCAACGTGCGCGAAATCCGCAGCATCGTGGAAATCGGCTGCCAGCTCAGCGAAAGCGACGCGATCGAGTGCCAGGCATTTGCTGACGAGCTCGAGGTGCGGGCCCGGCGCGAGCAGGTAAAGCGGCTTCCGCTCTTCGACGAACGTGATACCGGCAGCGGCGACCCGGAGGATCCCATGGTCCGCATGGAGATGCGCGAGACCGACTTCTGGACCGCGGTGCATCGGCCCTACCTCTCACGGGAGATGAGCCGGGCGGAGGCGCGTTCGATCGTCGAGCGAGGGCTCGACCGTACGCGCGGCAGCTACAAGCGCCTGCTGGGCATCTTCAACATTCCCGACGGCGACTATCTCAAGTTCATGGACTTCCTGCGTCACCAGAAGCTCAAGCCTGAGTGA
- a CDS encoding ABC transporter substrate-binding protein, which translates to MTSRVIPSLASALRASAVLALTLAHMACGRSDAPDEERVALARRNQGDVVIGVAWPWSSYPDIRYGDGLQMAADEINAAGGVLNGRKLKLLREDDHGSVDNGRLVAQKLAANPEVVAVIGHLQSYVSVPAAAIYDLAGIVMVAPTATDPELTARGYHRVFRATFTDKEVGRQMADFARGRGYRRVAICYIRNAYGRGLANAFEERLTEAGGAVPARQSYDASGEADVRSFLSVIREWKHQELDAVFLAGESPSAGAFIEAAHQEGLRLPILGSDALNAPGTLALGLAAEGTVVPSVFHPAVAAERVQRFARAFQERYGVLPDAGAALGYDAVHLLAAAIARARSSVPDEIARALRSGAGWEGVTGAFTFTESGDLEDRPLVQMHVRNGQFTVIGASTVTAARD; encoded by the coding sequence ATGACCAGCCGTGTGATACCATCGTTGGCGAGCGCGCTGCGCGCCTCGGCCGTCCTCGCCCTGACCCTGGCACACATGGCGTGCGGCCGCTCGGACGCACCGGACGAGGAGCGCGTCGCCCTGGCGCGGCGAAACCAGGGTGACGTCGTGATCGGGGTGGCGTGGCCCTGGAGCAGCTACCCGGACATCAGGTACGGTGATGGCCTGCAGATGGCGGCCGATGAGATCAATGCGGCCGGCGGTGTCCTCAACGGCCGCAAACTCAAACTCTTGCGTGAGGACGACCACGGCTCGGTAGACAACGGTCGGTTGGTCGCGCAGAAGCTGGCCGCCAATCCCGAGGTCGTCGCGGTCATCGGGCACCTGCAGTCGTACGTCTCGGTGCCGGCCGCCGCCATCTACGACCTCGCGGGCATCGTGATGGTCGCACCAACCGCGACGGACCCCGAACTGACTGCGCGTGGCTACCATCGAGTGTTTCGGGCGACCTTCACCGACAAGGAAGTCGGTCGCCAGATGGCTGACTTTGCGCGTGGTCGCGGCTACCGGCGCGTCGCCATCTGCTACATCCGGAACGCGTATGGCCGGGGCCTGGCCAATGCGTTCGAGGAGCGGCTCACCGAAGCGGGCGGGGCAGTTCCTGCGCGCCAATCCTACGACGCGAGCGGCGAGGCCGACGTGCGCTCGTTCCTCTCCGTCATCAGGGAATGGAAGCACCAGGAACTTGACGCCGTGTTTCTGGCGGGTGAGTCACCCTCGGCCGGTGCGTTCATCGAAGCAGCGCATCAGGAAGGTTTGCGGCTGCCCATCCTCGGCAGCGACGCCCTGAACGCACCGGGAACGCTCGCGCTCGGCCTGGCGGCCGAAGGGACGGTCGTGCCGTCGGTCTTCCACCCGGCGGTGGCAGCCGAGCGTGTGCAGCGCTTCGCGCGTGCATTTCAGGAGCGTTACGGCGTATTGCCGGACGCAGGAGCTGCGCTGGGCTACGACGCCGTCCACCTGCTGGCAGCGGCCATCGCGCGCGCACGCTCGTCGGTGCCCGACGAGATCGCGCGTGCCCTGCGCTCAGGGGCCGGTTGGGAGGGAGTCACCGGTGCCTTCACCTTCACGGAGTCGGGTGATCTTGAGGACCGACCGCTCGTGCAGATGCATGTGCGCAATGGGCAGTTCACGGTGATCGGCGCCAGTACCGTCACCGCGGCACGGGACTGA